DNA from Orbaceae bacterium lpD01:
TTTGTCATCAGAAAATCGATAGACTGCACCACCAAACATTACGATAGTAGTTTGCTTTGGTGCGTCTTAGGATTAATGATGATTGGTATCATCATGGTGACGTCGGCGTCTATGCCAATTTTGGATAGTCATCCTTTTGCTTATACCCAAAAAGAGCTGGTTCACTTATCGCTTTGCTTTATGTTGATGCTATTGGTGATGAGCATTCCGATGCAGCGATGGCAGCAGTGTAGTAGTATTTTATTATTAGTGACTATTGTTTTATTAGTGGCGGTTCTGTTTGTGGGGTCAACGATTAAAGGCGCAGCGCGTTGGCTACCATTAGGCGTCTTCAACTTCCAGCCTGCAGAGCTGTCTAAATTAGCACTGTTTAGCTATTTAGCCAGTTATTTAACCCGTAAATCCGCTGAAGTTCAGCGGAGTTTTTGGGGCTTTTTTAAACCGATGACGGTAATGTTAGTCTTATCTTTACTGTTGTTGAAACAACCTGATTTGGGCACCGTAATAGTCCTGTTTGTTGTGACATTAGGGATCTTATTTATTGCTGGTGCACGTTTGTGGCAATTTATTGCGATTGTTTTAACCGGACTGTTCTCGGTTATTCTGCTGATTTTATTTGAACCTTACCGAATTAAACGAGTAACCACCTTTTTAGAGCCTTGGCAAGATCCTACTGGCGCCGGTTATCAATTAACCAGCTCATTAATGGCAATAGGTAATGGCGGACTGTTTGGCCAGGGATTGGGTAACTCAGTGCGAAAACTCGGCTATCTTCCTGAAGCCCATACCGATTTTATCTTTTCTATCATTGCTGAAGAACTCGGTTTTATCGGTGTGGTACTGATTCTCATTTTATTGCTATTTTTAGCTATCAAAGCCATGTCGATTGGTTATCGGGCACTACAGGCAGGTATGCAGTTTTCTGGCTATTTTGCTTGCCAAATTGGTATTTGGTTTGGCTTTCAAACCTTTGTTAATGTGGGGGTGACATCGGGTATGTTACCTACCAAAGGATTAACCTTACCCTTTATCAGTTATGGTGGCTCAAGTTTATTGATTATGAGCGTTGCGGTCGCTATCTTATTGAGAATCGATTTTGAATATCGCCAGTTGAAAACGCAAGCGCGTGCAAGGAGTGCATAATGTCTGAGCAATCAGAGAATTCTATTTTGCAGTCGAAAAAATTATTGGTCATGGCAGGCGGCACCGGCGGTCATGTTTTTCCGGCACTGGCGGTGGCGCAGCTGCTGATTAAACAGGGCTGGCAGGTTCGCTGGTTAGGTACGGCTGATCGTATGGAGGCGCAATTAGTCCCTCAGTACGGTATTGAGATTGATTTCATTAAAATATCGGGATTAAGAGGCAAAGGTCTAAAAGCGCTATTAATGGCACCAATCAATATCTTTAAAGCGGTTTGTCAGGCGCGAAAAATGATTAAGGCCTATAACCCTGACGTGGTACTGGGAATGGGCGGTTATGTTTCTGGTCCTGGCGGTCTGGCCGCTAGGCTGTGTGGCGTGCCGATCGTTTTACATGAACAAAATGGTATTGCCGGTTTAACTAATAAATGGCTCGCTAAATTTGCAACCAAAGTATTACAAGCGTTTCCCTCGGCCTTCAAAGATGCGCAAGTAGTCGGTAACCCAGTTAGATCTGATGTAATTGCTTTACCTCAGCCGGCAGTGCGTTTTCGTGATAGAGAAGGCCCAATTCGCGTGCTGGTGATGGGTGGAAGTCAGGGCGCTCAAGTACTGAATACCGTGATGCCGACAGTCTTTACCCAGTTATCCAATCAGATCGTCATTTGGCATCAAACCGGTAAAGGGGCGCAGCAGAAAGTCTTAGCGGCCTATGCGCAGGCTGACCTAATGGGTAGCCAAGTCACCGAGTTTATTGATGATGTAGCGGGCGCTTATGGCTGGGCCGATGTGATTGTTTGTCGTAGTGGTGCTCTAACGGTGAGTGAAATTGAAGCTGCCGGCGTTGCGGCGATTTTTGTCCCTTTTATGCATAAAGACCGTCAGCAATATTGGAATGCGATGCCACTACAAGATGCCAAAGCGGCAGAAATTATTGAACAACCTGATTTCACGGTTGAAAAAGTGGTCAATTTATTACAAAAATGGGATCGCGATATCCTATTAAGTATGGCTGAGAAAGCGCGTGCTTTAGCCATTATCGACGCAACTGAGCGAGTTGCTGACGTAATTAAACAAGTCACTAAACAAGTCGCTAAATAAGTAGTCGACAACAGGATATCGGCTATTTGATACATTGATTTGAGATGAGAAAATAACGTGAAGACGATTAAGTTAGAAGAGTTGCGTATGATCATTCCTGAAATGAAAAGAGTTAAACATATTCATTTCGTTGGGATTGGTGGCGCCGGTATGGGCGGTATTGCCGAAGTATTAGTTAATGAGGGCTATATGATCAGCGGTTCGGATATTGCCGATAATACCGTGATAGACCATTTACGTTCACTGGGCATCATCGTGACGATTGGCCACCACGCCGACAATATTGTTGGTGCGAGTGTGGTGGTGATATCCAGCGCCATTCCTGATGAGAATGAAGAAGTGGTTGCTGCCAGAGAGGCCCGTATTCCGGTTATTCAGCGCGCTGAGATGTTAGCAGAATTAATGCGTTTTCGTTATGGTATTGCTGTTGCAGGAACCCATGGCAAAACCACAACCACCGCGATGGTCACGTCCATTTATGCGGAAGCGAATTTAGATCCAACTTTTGTCAATGGTGGCCTGGTCAAAGCTGCCGGTACGCATGCCAGATTAGGCAGTAGCCGATATTTTATCGCCGAAGCAGATGAGAGTGATGCCTCATTCTTACATTTGCAGCCGATGGTGTCGATTGTCACCAATATCGAAGCCGATCATATGGACACCTATCAAGGTAATATTGAGAATTTAAAGCGAACTTTTATTAATTTCTTACGCAACTTACCTTTTTATGGTCTAGCCATAATGTGTATTGATGATAATATCAACCGCGATTTATTACCGATCGTTGGCCGTAAGATTATCACTTACGGTTTTAGTGATGATGCTGATGTAAGAATCAGCGATTTCTATCAAGAGAAATCGACCAGTTTCTTTACTGTGCATCGACCAGCGCTGCAACCTTTAAAGGTTGAGCTCAATGCACCTGGCCGTCATAATGCCCTAAATGCGACAGCCGCGATTGTTGCTGCCACAGAAGATGGCATTGAAGATGATTTTATTTTAGCTGCTTTAGCTAAATTTGCCGGTACAGGCCGCCGCTTTGATTTTATGGGTAACTATGTCCATCCAGAGGGTGGTGATGTGATGTTAGTTGATGACTATGGCCATCATCCCAGTGAAGTTGATGTCACCATCAAGGCGGCCAGAGATGGCTGGCCTGAGCGCCGGTTAGTGATGCTGTTTCAGCCGCATCGTTATAGCCGCACCCGCGATTTGTATGATGATTTCGCAAATGTGTTATCTCAGGTCGATGCCTTAATTATGTTAGATGTCTATCCGGCGGGTGAAAAACCGATTGCTGGTGCAGATAGTCGTTCGCTTTGCCGAACCATTCGTAATCGTGGTAAAGTTGATCCCATTTATGTGTCAAGTCTGGATAAAATACCGCAGGTGTTATCTGAAATTTTACGTGGTGGAGATTTATTGTTAACGCAAGGGGCAGGTAGCGTCGGACGCGTTGCGCGTCACCTTGCGGAAATTAAGCTTTTTTCTGAGTAGTGATTGAGGTTTTTTTATGTCAGACAAAGTCGCAGTATTATTAGGTGGCACTTCAGCTGAGCGTGATGTGTCACTAAACTCGGGTAAAACCGTATTAGAAGCGTTAATTGCCAGTGGCATTAATGCGGTGGGTATCGATCCAAAAAATTATGCATTGACCCAATTAAAAGAAGATGGATTTACCCGTGTTTTTATCAGTTTACATGGACGCGGTGGTGAAGATGGTATTGTGCAGGGATTACTCGAATATTTAGATCTCCCTTATACCGGTAGTGATGTGCTCTCCTCGGCGTTAACCATGGATAAACTGAAAACCAAACAAGTTTGGCAATCATCAGGATTACCGGTCACCGATTATGTGGTTGTCACCAAGCACTGCGTAGTGGCTGTCGATGATATCATCAGCAAAGTGGGATTACCGCTGATTGTTAAACCGATTCATGAAGGTTCAAGCGTCGGTATGAGTAAGGTTTTTGAGGCCGCTGCGCTGATGCCAGCGCTCAATGAAGCGTTTAAATTTGATGATACGGTGTTAGTGGAAACCTGTTTAACCGGCCCTGAGTTTACGGTCGGTATTGTCGGCGAGCAGGTGTTACCGTCAGTGCGGATTGTGCCGCAAACAGCTTTTTATGATTATCAAGCAAAATATGATTCAGATGAAACCCGTTATTTTTGTCCGGGCGGCTTATCTCAAACGCAAGAAGATGCTTTAAAAGCGCTAGCTTTGAAAGCTTATCAGGCCGTAGGCTGTTCAGGCTGGGGACGTGTGGATATCATGCTCGATGGTGATGGCAATCCTTATTTACTCGAAGTCAATACCGCGCCTGGTATGACTAGCCATAGTCTGGTTCCGATGGCGGCAAAACAGCATGGCTGGCCTATTAATGAGTTGGTTTGCCGCATTTTAGCGCTGGCTGATTAAGCGCAATATAGATGAAACAATGAAAAAAGTACGTCAGGCCGCACCGAAAAAGGTGATTAACAAGAAAAAGCGTCGCTGGCTGTTTCAGAGTACTGAACAGATTGTCGGTTTTTTCTTTTTCCTGTTTGTCATCGCAACGACAGTCTGGGTTGTTGATAGCTTAGTGCGTTGGTTAGATAATCCTGAGCAAGCGGTGTTGTCACAGCTAACGATTACCGGCGATCGCCAGTTTACCCGTGATCAGGATATTCGCGAGGCAATATTATCGTTAGGGTTGCCGGATACTTTTGTTGGACAAGATGTTGATGTTATTCAGCAAGAAGTGTTAAGGTTACCCTGGATTAAACAGGTGAGTGTACGAAAGCAGTGGCCGGATAAACTGATTGTGAATATACTCGAGTACCATCCGATCGCCCACTGGAACGACGCTTTTTTATTGGATGAACAAGGAACGGTATTTAGTTTACCGCCTGATCGGCTCTCACAACAGGATTTGCCTTTACTCTATGGCCCTGAAAATAAAGAGCCGAGTGTGCTTGAGATGTATCAACATTTTTCAACTTTAATGGCACAAATGCGTAACGACCAGGACCAAGTTAAACTGGTGATGACCTCGATTAGCGTGAACGAGCGTTATTCATGGTCGGCTAAAATAAAACCTTGTATAAAAACAACGAATAAAGAACAGGGTTTGCTTTGTATGGATAATCAAAATATCGATATTATAATCGGCAGAAAAAAACTTGATGACCGTTTAAAACGCTTTATGATGATATATCCAGAAATTCAGGCACAAACCACCGCGGATGAGCGTATTCATATTGTTGATTTGCGTTATGATAATGGCGCGGCAGTAGAACGATCAACAGTGATTAATAAATAAGCAGTGAGGATTAAAGGCTAAAAGCATGAAGTTAACAGAAAGGAAGCTCGTCGTAGGACTCGAAGTCGGCACGTCAAAAGTATTGGCGTTAGTCGGTGAAATTTTACCGGATGGTATTGTTAATGTCATTGGTGTTGGCCACTGTCCATCAAAAGGTGTCGATAAAGGCGGCGTGAATGATTTAGAATCGGTGGTCAAATCGATTCAGCGTGCCGTTGATCAGGCTGAATTAATGGCTGATTGTCAAATTTCATCGGTCTATTTGTCACTGTCAGGCAAACATATTCGTTGCCAAAATGAGATTGGTATGGTGCCGATTTCTGACGAAGAAGTGACGCAAGATGATGTCGACAATGTGATTCATACCGCAAAATCGGTCAGAGTATTAGATGAACATCGGATTTTACACGTGATACCGCAAGAGTACTCGATTGATTTACAAGAGGGCATTAAAAACCCGATTGGTTTATCTGGGGTCAGAATGAAAGCTAAAGTGCATCTGATTACCTGTCACAATGATATGGCTAAAAATATCGTTAAAGCTGTCGAACGTTGTCATTTAAAAGTCGATCAGTTGATCTTTTCTGGTTTAGCCTCGAGTTATGCGGTATTAACCGAAGATGAAAAAGAGCTCGGTGCCTGTGTGGTTGATATCGGTGGGGGAACTATGGATATCTCGGTCTATACCGGCGGTGCTTTACGTCATTCGGCCGTGATTCCTTATGCAGGTAATGTGGTGACCAGCGATATTGCTTATGCTTTTGGTACGCCACCAATGGATGCGGAAAATATCAAAATTCGTTATGGCTGTGCGATCGGTGCTTTAGTCGGTAAAGATGATTTCATTGATGTACCAAGTGTTGGTGGTCGTCCGTCAAGACGACTACAGCAACAAACCTTAGCTGATGTGATTGAACCGCGCTATACCGAATTATTGAATCTGGTCAATAAAGAGATTCATACCTTACAAGAGATACTGAAACAACAAAATGTCAAACATCAGCTGGCTGCCGGTATTGTATTAACCGGTGGATCAGCACAAATTAAAGGTTTAGTGGAGTGTGCTGAGCGCGTTTTCCAGACACAAGTTCGTGTTGGTGAACCGCTGAACATCTCAGGCTTAACTGATTATGTGCAAAAACCTTACTGCTCAACAGCGGTCGGGCTTTTACATTACGGTAAAACCAGAATTTTAGCCGATGATTCCGAAGGCAAAAATAAAAAGTCAGTGACAGGAATTTTTAAGCGCGCAACAGGCTGGTTTAAAAAAGAATTTTAATATAAAACGTGACAATTATATACGTGACATTGTACAAGCATGATTGTACAATATTAGCAAAGCGTGATGTAAAGCGTAAAATTGGAGAAGGATTATGTTTGAACCTATGGTAGCAACTAACGAACCGGTAATTAAAGTTATCGGCGTCGGTGGTGGTGGCGGAAATGCGGTTGAGTATATGGTAGTTGAGCACATTGAAGGTGTTGAATTCTTTGCTGCCAATACTGATGCTCAAGCATTAAGAAAATCAAAGGTAGGTCAAACCATTCAGATTGGTAGTAGTATTACTAAAGGTTTAGGTGCAGGAGCGAATCCTGAAGTTGGTCGTACTTCAGCAGAAGAAGACAGAGAAAGTATTCGTAATGCACTTGAAGGTGCTGATATGGTCTTTATCGCCGCCGGTATGGGTGGCGGAACCGGAACAGGTGCGGCGCCTGTTGTGGCTGAAATTGCAAAAGAGTTAGGTATCTTAACGGTGGCCGTTGTGACTAAACCGTTTAGTTTTGAAGGTAAAAAGCGAATGGCTTTTGCCGAGCAAGGTATTGCTGAACTTGCCCAGCATGTTGACTCATTAATTACCATCCCAAATGATAAACTACTCAAAGTATTGGGCCGTGGCGTGACGTTATTAAATGCGTTCTCAGCTGCCAATGGTGTCTTAATGGGCGCAGTACAAGGGATTGCAGAATTGATTACCCGTCCAGGTTTAATCAATGTGGACTTTGCCGATGTGCGTACCGTGATGTCAGAGATGGGTTATGCCATGATGGGATCGGGTAAAGCAACGGGTGATAATCGTGCTGAAGAAGCCGCTGAGATGGCGATTTCTAGTCCATTACTAGAAGATATTGATCTTTCTGGTGCCAGAGGCGTGTTAGTCAACGTGAGTGCTGGTTTAGATTTAAGCTTAGAAGAGTTTGAAACTGTCGGTAATACCGTCAAAGCGTTTGCATCTGATAATGCGACGGTTGTGATTGGTACAACGCTGGATCCGGAAATGTCTGATGAAATTCGGGTCACTGTTGTCGCGACGGGTGTGGGTATGGATAAACGTCCTGATGTGAAAGTGGTCTCTTCATTAGCTTCGCGTACAGCGGCACCTGTTGAGTCGCCACGTTATCAGCCGGCTGTTGCGGCGACAACGCCAGTCCATCAAGAAGTGAGACCTGCACAAGTGGTTAATGATCAACCTGCTGCTGCGCCAGTGAGTAAAGAAGATTATTTAGATATTCCTGCCTTTTTACGTAAACAGGCAGATTAATTGAACGCTTTATCAAAAATTGAGTCTTAATAAATATAAAGTATAAAGATGTTAGGGTAGTTAAGGTAGTGAGGGAATTATGGTAAAACAAAGAACACTAAAACGTACGATACAGACAACGGGTGTTGGTTTACATACAGGTAAAAAAGTGACGCTTATTTTAAGACCTGTGGCAGAAAATACCGGAGTTATTTATCGTCGTACGGACCTCAATCCGCCGGTAGATTTTCCTGTTGATGCCAAATCAGTTCGCGATACGATGCTCTGTACTTGTCTGGTGAATGAAGCTAACGTACGTATTTCAACCGTTGAACATATCAATGCGGCTTTAGCGGCACTGGGTATCGATAATATTATTATCGAAGTTGATGCGCCAGAGATTCCGATTATGGATGGTAGTGCGAGTCCATTTATCTATTTACTGCTTGATGCCGGCATTGAAGAGCTCAATGCGCCGAAAAAATTTATTCGTGTCAAAGAGACGATCCGTGTTGAAAAAGACGACAAATGGGCGGAGATTAAGCCTTACAACGGATTTAAACTTGATTTCACGATTGATTTTAATCATCCGGCCATTGATGCTAGCTCGCAGCGTTATCAGTTAGATTTTTCTGCTGATGCTTTTATGCGTGAAATCAGCCGCGCGAGAACCTTTGGTTTTATGCGTGATATCGAATACTTACAATCACAAGGTTTATGTCTTGGTGGTAGTTTAGATTGTGCGATTGTGGTTGATGATTATCGTGTGTTAAATGAAGATGGTTTGCGTTTTGAAGACGAGTTTGTGCGTCATAAAATGCTGGATACCATCGGTGATTTATATATGTGTGGACACAACATTATTGGTGAAGTCACCGCTTATAAATCAGGCCACGCCTTAAACAATCAATTACTGCAAGCACTGCTGGCTAACCAACATGCATGGGAATTTGTGACCTTTGAAGATGAACAAAGTGTACCGTTAGCTTTAGGAACAAAAAGCTTAGTTCATGCTTAATTGAGTTTTAAGTTTTTCTCTGAAACGCTTTCATCTGCTCAGATGTGAGCGTTTTTGTTTTTCTACTTCTAAGCGGATTATCTCACTATGAAAAACAGCCATTTTTTTGCCCATTTATCTCGTCTTAAACTGATTAGCCGCTGGCCACTAATGCGTAATGTACGAACCGAGAATGTGTCCGAGCATAGCTTGCAAGTCGCTTTTGTCGCTCATGCCTTAGCCGTGATTAAAAATAAGAAGTTTGCCGGTCAGGTTGATGTGCAGCGGGTTGCGTTGCTGGCCATGTATCACGACGCTTCGGAAGTGCTTACCGGAGATATGCCAACGCCAACCAAATATTACAATCCACAAATTACCCATGAATATAAGAAAATCGAGAAAATCGCCCAGCAAAAATTGATTGATATGCTGCCTGATGAGCTACGCGATGATTTCCGGCCTTATATTGATGATGACTATTACAGTGACGATGAAAAGCATTTGGTTAAACAAGCGGATGCTTTATGTGCTTATCTTAAAACGATTGAAGAGATGAGTGCTGGTAACAATGAGTTTAAACTGGCCGAACAGCGTCTGAAGAAAACTCTCTCGGAACGCAATAGTCCAGAAATGGACTATTTTATGCACGTGTTTGTGCCAAGTTTTAGTCTGTCGCTGGATGAAATCACCTTACCGTAATTGCCGCTTTATTTGTTGATGATTGGTATGATTTTAGCCGGGACTCATATCATACTAAGCTGTTTATTCTGTGACCCATTCTCGAAAATTATCACCGCTGATCAAGCCTTGACTTAAATAAAGGGTTGCATATTTAGCCATCCTGTATATAATCACAGTTATCTGTATAAATAGACAGGATTCAAAGATGAAAGCCTTAACTGCACGCCAACAGCAGATCTATGATCTGATTAAATTGCATATTGCTAAAACCGGTATGCCACCAACACGGGTCGAAATTGCCAATCAACTCGGTTTTCGTTCAGCTAATGCTGCCGAAGAGCATCTCAAAGCCTTAGCCCGTAAAGGTGCTATCGAGATGATCGCCGGATCCTCCAGAGGGATTCGTCTGCTATTAGAAAGTGATGAAGCGATGGAGGGCTTACCGTTAATTGGCCGTGTCGCCGCAGGATCGCCGATTTTAGCCCAAGAGCACATTGAAAGTCATTATCAGGTCGATCCGGTGCTGTTTAAACCGAGTGCTGACTTTTTACTGCGCGTTAGCGGTATGTCAATGAAAAATATTGGTATTTTAGATGGTGACTTACTTGCGGTGCATAAAACTCAAGATGTACGTAATGGTCAGGTGGTTGTGGCGCGTATTGATGATGAAGTGACTGTTAAACGGCTTGAGCGTAAAGGCAATAAAGTCAGATTAATCGCTGAAAATGAAGAGTTTATGCCAATTGATGTGGATTTGGCTGAACAAGAGTTTGCTATCGAAGGCTTAGCGGTGGGTGTGATTCGTAATGCCACCTGGATGTAATTGAATTTTAGTATTTTACTTTAACGCCCTGAGTGCTAATATAACCCGAATAATGCTTGATAAGCATGATTATTCGGGTGTTTTTTTATCTGCTGCGTATATCGAGACAGGGTCAGCATAAATCAATATCGACTGTAATAATTATTTTGGAGAGACTCTTATGATCTGGTTTGCGCTGTTTCAGTTACTCGGTTTTATCGCCCTGATTGTGTTGATCGTACTCTATTGCCGTATTCGAAAAGTCGGTTTTTGGTCACTGATTTGGCAGCATTTAAAGTGGTTTTTTGCCGCGGCGGTGGTTATCTTTATTATCATCTCGATTATCTGCTGGCGACCGCTCTATAGCACAACACAATGCTATTTTCGTGGCGTGAGTATGCATGCCGATACCAAGTACTCATGGTATCTGGGCGAGTGTCAGTTTAAAACCAGCTCAGGCTCTTATGTGCCATTAACCCGCGGACGCGGGATCCCAGAAGGGCACGATAATCAA
Protein-coding regions in this window:
- the murG gene encoding undecaprenyldiphospho-muramoylpentapeptide beta-N-acetylglucosaminyltransferase — its product is MSEQSENSILQSKKLLVMAGGTGGHVFPALAVAQLLIKQGWQVRWLGTADRMEAQLVPQYGIEIDFIKISGLRGKGLKALLMAPINIFKAVCQARKMIKAYNPDVVLGMGGYVSGPGGLAARLCGVPIVLHEQNGIAGLTNKWLAKFATKVLQAFPSAFKDAQVVGNPVRSDVIALPQPAVRFRDREGPIRVLVMGGSQGAQVLNTVMPTVFTQLSNQIVIWHQTGKGAQQKVLAAYAQADLMGSQVTEFIDDVAGAYGWADVIVCRSGALTVSEIEAAGVAAIFVPFMHKDRQQYWNAMPLQDAKAAEIIEQPDFTVEKVVNLLQKWDRDILLSMAEKARALAIIDATERVADVIKQVTKQVAK
- the murC gene encoding UDP-N-acetylmuramate--L-alanine ligase; its protein translation is MKRVKHIHFVGIGGAGMGGIAEVLVNEGYMISGSDIADNTVIDHLRSLGIIVTIGHHADNIVGASVVVISSAIPDENEEVVAAREARIPVIQRAEMLAELMRFRYGIAVAGTHGKTTTTAMVTSIYAEANLDPTFVNGGLVKAAGTHARLGSSRYFIAEADESDASFLHLQPMVSIVTNIEADHMDTYQGNIENLKRTFINFLRNLPFYGLAIMCIDDNINRDLLPIVGRKIITYGFSDDADVRISDFYQEKSTSFFTVHRPALQPLKVELNAPGRHNALNATAAIVAATEDGIEDDFILAALAKFAGTGRRFDFMGNYVHPEGGDVMLVDDYGHHPSEVDVTIKAARDGWPERRLVMLFQPHRYSRTRDLYDDFANVLSQVDALIMLDVYPAGEKPIAGADSRSLCRTIRNRGKVDPIYVSSLDKIPQVLSEILRGGDLLLTQGAGSVGRVARHLAEIKLFSE
- a CDS encoding D-alanine--D-alanine ligase encodes the protein MSDKVAVLLGGTSAERDVSLNSGKTVLEALIASGINAVGIDPKNYALTQLKEDGFTRVFISLHGRGGEDGIVQGLLEYLDLPYTGSDVLSSALTMDKLKTKQVWQSSGLPVTDYVVVTKHCVVAVDDIISKVGLPLIVKPIHEGSSVGMSKVFEAAALMPALNEAFKFDDTVLVETCLTGPEFTVGIVGEQVLPSVRIVPQTAFYDYQAKYDSDETRYFCPGGLSQTQEDALKALALKAYQAVGCSGWGRVDIMLDGDGNPYLLEVNTAPGMTSHSLVPMAAKQHGWPINELVCRILALAD
- a CDS encoding FtsQ-type POTRA domain-containing protein, with amino-acid sequence MKKVRQAAPKKVINKKKRRWLFQSTEQIVGFFFFLFVIATTVWVVDSLVRWLDNPEQAVLSQLTITGDRQFTRDQDIREAILSLGLPDTFVGQDVDVIQQEVLRLPWIKQVSVRKQWPDKLIVNILEYHPIAHWNDAFLLDEQGTVFSLPPDRLSQQDLPLLYGPENKEPSVLEMYQHFSTLMAQMRNDQDQVKLVMTSISVNERYSWSAKIKPCIKTTNKEQGLLCMDNQNIDIIIGRKKLDDRLKRFMMIYPEIQAQTTADERIHIVDLRYDNGAAVERSTVINK
- the ftsA gene encoding cell division protein FtsA, with translation MKLTERKLVVGLEVGTSKVLALVGEILPDGIVNVIGVGHCPSKGVDKGGVNDLESVVKSIQRAVDQAELMADCQISSVYLSLSGKHIRCQNEIGMVPISDEEVTQDDVDNVIHTAKSVRVLDEHRILHVIPQEYSIDLQEGIKNPIGLSGVRMKAKVHLITCHNDMAKNIVKAVERCHLKVDQLIFSGLASSYAVLTEDEKELGACVVDIGGGTMDISVYTGGALRHSAVIPYAGNVVTSDIAYAFGTPPMDAENIKIRYGCAIGALVGKDDFIDVPSVGGRPSRRLQQQTLADVIEPRYTELLNLVNKEIHTLQEILKQQNVKHQLAAGIVLTGGSAQIKGLVECAERVFQTQVRVGEPLNISGLTDYVQKPYCSTAVGLLHYGKTRILADDSEGKNKKSVTGIFKRATGWFKKEF
- the ftsZ gene encoding cell division protein FtsZ, whose translation is MFEPMVATNEPVIKVIGVGGGGGNAVEYMVVEHIEGVEFFAANTDAQALRKSKVGQTIQIGSSITKGLGAGANPEVGRTSAEEDRESIRNALEGADMVFIAAGMGGGTGTGAAPVVAEIAKELGILTVAVVTKPFSFEGKKRMAFAEQGIAELAQHVDSLITIPNDKLLKVLGRGVTLLNAFSAANGVLMGAVQGIAELITRPGLINVDFADVRTVMSEMGYAMMGSGKATGDNRAEEAAEMAISSPLLEDIDLSGARGVLVNVSAGLDLSLEEFETVGNTVKAFASDNATVVIGTTLDPEMSDEIRVTVVATGVGMDKRPDVKVVSSLASRTAAPVESPRYQPAVAATTPVHQEVRPAQVVNDQPAAAPVSKEDYLDIPAFLRKQAD
- the lpxC gene encoding UDP-3-O-acyl-N-acetylglucosamine deacetylase, which codes for MVKQRTLKRTIQTTGVGLHTGKKVTLILRPVAENTGVIYRRTDLNPPVDFPVDAKSVRDTMLCTCLVNEANVRISTVEHINAALAALGIDNIIIEVDAPEIPIMDGSASPFIYLLLDAGIEELNAPKKFIRVKETIRVEKDDKWAEIKPYNGFKLDFTIDFNHPAIDASSQRYQLDFSADAFMREISRARTFGFMRDIEYLQSQGLCLGGSLDCAIVVDDYRVLNEDGLRFEDEFVRHKMLDTIGDLYMCGHNIIGEVTAYKSGHALNNQLLQALLANQHAWEFVTFEDEQSVPLALGTKSLVHA
- the yfbR gene encoding 5'-deoxynucleotidase, with protein sequence MKNSHFFAHLSRLKLISRWPLMRNVRTENVSEHSLQVAFVAHALAVIKNKKFAGQVDVQRVALLAMYHDASEVLTGDMPTPTKYYNPQITHEYKKIEKIAQQKLIDMLPDELRDDFRPYIDDDYYSDDEKHLVKQADALCAYLKTIEEMSAGNNEFKLAEQRLKKTLSERNSPEMDYFMHVFVPSFSLSLDEITLP
- the lexA gene encoding transcriptional repressor LexA, which encodes MKALTARQQQIYDLIKLHIAKTGMPPTRVEIANQLGFRSANAAEEHLKALARKGAIEMIAGSSRGIRLLLESDEAMEGLPLIGRVAAGSPILAQEHIESHYQVDPVLFKPSADFLLRVSGMSMKNIGILDGDLLAVHKTQDVRNGQVVVARIDDEVTVKRLERKGNKVRLIAENEEFMPIDVDLAEQEFAIEGLAVGVIRNATWM